The Roseisolibacter agri genome contains the following window.
CTCGGTGAACGCGGGCGCGCCCTGCGCCTTGAAGTAGCCGGCCCAGTCGATGTGCGGCGTCATCTTCTGGAAGTCGGCGAGCGACATCTTGTTGTAGACGGCGTTCGGGTCGCGCATGGCGACGCGCGACATGCTCGCCTCCGCCATCTTCGTCTCGACCGCGAGCACGCGCTCGGCGTCCGCCTTCGCGGTCGCGGCGTCGGCGCCGGTCAGCTCGAAGTACTTCGCGGCGTGGGCGACGAACGCCTCCCGCACGCCCTTGCTGCGCGCGTCGTCCTTGAGGTACAGGTCGCGGTCGGGGAGACCGAGGCCGCCCTGGCTCGCGCTGACGATGAGGGCGTTGGAGTTCTTGGCGTCCGGCCCCGGCCCGGCCCCGAACGGCGCCAGCCCCGCCTCGGCCTCCAGCGGCCCGAGGGCGCGCGCGAGGTCCTGGTGGGTCTTGATGCCGTCGATGCGGGCGAGCAGCGGCTTGATGGGCGTGTAGCCGGCCGTCTCGAGCGCCACCGAGTCGATGCACGACCGGTAGAAGGCGCCGATGCGCTGGACGTTGGCCTGCGGGGAGCTCTTGGCGTCCACGACCGGGACCGTGCGGACGGCCTGGCGGTCGGGCCGGCCGGCGGTGCGCGCGTCGGGCTTCGGCTGGGCGGCGGCCGCCTCGACGATCTGGCGCAGCACGCCCTCGTTCTTGTCCGCGAGCTCGTTGAAGGCGCCCCAGCGCGAGTAGGCGGCGGGGATGGTGCTCCGCTTCAGCCAGCCGCCGTTGGCGAACTGGTTGAAGTCCGCGCACGGGGCGCAGGTGGTGTCGAGGTTGGCGGGGTCGAGGCCGCGGGAGCGGGCGGGACCCTGCGCGGCGAGGGGCGCGGCGCTCGCCAGGAAGGCGAGGAGCGCGAGGCGGGAACGACTCATGACCGACACGGCGGAGGAGGGTACGGCGGAGGACGAGGCGGCGGAGGGCGGAACGGCGTGCAACGATACGGCGGAGACCCTGGGGCGTCCGTCGGCCGTTCAGCCTCGCAGTGTACCCGCCGGATCCGCCGGTGCTCCAGATGAAGTGACACCGATTTCACCAACCCGGAACGGCGGCACCCTTGTCCCGATTCGGCCGCCGGTGGCCGGCAGAAAGTGCCAGACGGCAGCTTCTGCCGAGTGATCCACAGGTGGCCGCGCGGGCCGCAGAAAGCGCGCAACCGCTGGCCTGACAACGGCTTGAGCGAGCGCGACCGGAACGGCGCGGCGGTTGCCTTCCGGCGGGTGCCTCCCTCCTGCCCCTCCGCCCATGCCCTTTGGCTTCATCAACCGCGTCTCCTCCGCCGCGTCGCTGCGCTCCGCGCTCGACGTCAGCGCCGCGCGGACGCGTGCGATCGGCGACCGGGTCGCCAAGGCGTCGCTGAACAACGGCGACGGCTTCGCCCTCGCGGCAACTTCTGCCGAGAGCCCGGAAGGGGCCAAGCCCGGCCCGCCGGTGGACCTGGAGGGGGAGATGGTCAGCCTCGCCGACGAGCAGCTCCGCTACGAGGCCACGGCCAAGCTCCTCGAGAAGACGTACTCGACGATCCGGCTGAGCCTCCGCGACCGCTGACCGCGAGACCGTAGATGCCCTCGATCCCCAAGCTCGGCCTCCTCCCCGCGTTCGCGCCGCAGTCGCCGGTGCGCCCGATGTTCCGCTCGATGGCGATCGCCGCGAGCGGGCTCTCGGCGCAGCGCCAGCGCCTGGAGACGATCGCCACCAACCTGGCCAACGCGGAGACCACGCGCGGCCCGGACGGGACGCCGTACCGGCGGAAGGTGGCGGTGATGCAGACCGCGACGGCCGAGACGCAGCTGTTCGGCGCGACCACCCCGGCAGGACTTGCCGGCACGGTCTCGAACCCGGTCCCGCCGTTCGGCAACAACGCCTTCCAGGTGCCGGCGCTCTCGGCCATCCAGCCG
Protein-coding sequences here:
- the flgC gene encoding flagellar basal body rod protein FlgC, which produces MPSIPKLGLLPAFAPQSPVRPMFRSMAIAASGLSAQRQRLETIATNLANAETTRGPDGTPYRRKVAVMQTATAETQLFGATTPAGLAGTVSNPVPPFGNNAFQVPALSAIQPRGDSDAIPLPLGNDDGLHGVRVAGIAEDQTEGPLVYDPSHPDADGNGYVRYPNVRVTDEMIDMLDARRIYDANATVFQSAKAMLKKALEI